From a single Planctellipticum variicoloris genomic region:
- a CDS encoding DUF3732 domain-containing protein has protein sequence MNVISGASKTGKSAIIPIIDYCLGADKCAIPVETIRNACSWFGVVIHSDEGQKLFARREPGQQKSTSDMFVLEGHSIAIPSEIAAKNTTSDAVKAKLDDLAGLSRLDFDFEKTGSGFRGRPSFRDLMAFTFQSQNIVANPDVLFFKADTYEHREKLKTVFPYVLRAVTPEVLAAKHELEVVSRQLARKERELESITRVSERWQAELRASAVQAREFGLIDKPLPPDASRDDLLDLLRVVVQKKAVAISDSVGVSEAMDELVSLQREESEVDATLQRLRRRLAEMSKLKENSANFRAALTVQRERLGIVRWIEGMHAAHVCPICASTVDDESAGIKELVGALEEVEATLERTVSTPASFDRELLRVKQEFDQSIERLKGITIRQEEVQRRSTAASESQYRATAVSRYLGRLDRALEMQGALADGGSLSDEVETLKLRQGELQNLVGQAGIDLRMRRALERIGNYAGRLLPGLEAERPDDPVELSITDLTIKVRGEQRDDYLWEIGSGANWLSYHVAVSLALQQFFIGNEPNPVPSFVVYDQPSQVYFPRRLARSKDDNAESDPRLLDEDVLAVQKVFTTFARTVAALRGELQVIVLDHAGPEVWGHSSGVHLVEEWRGGTKLVPSEWLQP, from the coding sequence GTGAACGTCATTAGCGGGGCGTCGAAGACTGGCAAATCAGCGATCATTCCGATCATTGACTACTGCTTGGGCGCGGACAAATGCGCAATTCCCGTTGAAACCATTCGCAACGCCTGCTCGTGGTTCGGGGTCGTTATCCATTCAGATGAAGGGCAAAAGCTCTTTGCCCGTCGAGAACCCGGCCAGCAGAAGTCGACGTCCGATATGTTTGTGCTTGAAGGACACTCAATAGCGATTCCAAGTGAAATAGCCGCGAAGAACACCACTTCAGATGCAGTCAAGGCAAAGCTTGATGATTTGGCCGGGCTGAGTCGGCTGGATTTCGATTTTGAGAAGACTGGGAGCGGATTCCGAGGACGTCCCAGCTTTCGCGATCTTATGGCGTTCACTTTTCAGTCGCAGAATATCGTCGCAAACCCTGACGTACTTTTTTTTAAAGCCGATACCTATGAGCATCGTGAAAAGCTCAAGACTGTGTTTCCGTACGTCTTGAGGGCCGTAACTCCGGAAGTGCTTGCGGCAAAGCATGAGTTGGAGGTCGTAAGCCGGCAGCTCGCGCGAAAGGAGAGAGAGCTGGAGAGTATCACACGAGTATCTGAGCGATGGCAGGCAGAGCTGCGGGCTTCGGCTGTACAGGCTAGAGAGTTTGGTCTGATTGATAAGCCACTTCCCCCTGATGCCTCCCGCGATGACCTGCTTGATCTTCTCAGGGTAGTAGTTCAGAAGAAGGCCGTAGCGATATCCGATTCAGTTGGGGTTTCAGAAGCAATGGACGAACTCGTCTCATTGCAGCGTGAAGAGTCAGAGGTTGATGCAACTCTTCAACGGCTTCGTCGAAGATTGGCAGAGATGAGCAAGCTCAAAGAGAATTCAGCGAACTTTCGAGCGGCACTAACTGTCCAGCGAGAACGACTAGGTATTGTTCGCTGGATTGAAGGGATGCACGCCGCGCATGTCTGCCCGATATGCGCCAGCACGGTCGACGACGAATCGGCAGGGATAAAAGAGCTTGTCGGGGCCTTGGAAGAGGTAGAAGCGACATTGGAGCGGACGGTATCAACACCAGCATCGTTCGATCGCGAACTGTTGCGGGTCAAGCAGGAGTTTGATCAAAGCATCGAACGGCTTAAGGGGATCACAATTCGGCAGGAAGAAGTTCAGCGCAGGTCTACTGCGGCGAGTGAGTCTCAGTATCGTGCAACTGCGGTGTCACGCTACTTGGGTCGCCTTGATCGCGCACTTGAGATGCAAGGCGCCCTCGCAGACGGCGGATCGCTTTCAGATGAAGTAGAGACCCTCAAGCTTCGGCAAGGCGAATTGCAGAATCTTGTAGGACAAGCTGGCATCGACTTGCGTATGCGGCGAGCTCTAGAGCGAATTGGGAATTACGCCGGGCGTCTGCTGCCGGGATTAGAAGCGGAGCGTCCCGACGACCCTGTAGAACTGTCGATTACCGATTTAACGATAAAGGTTCGCGGAGAGCAGCGCGACGACTACCTGTGGGAAATCGGAAGTGGCGCGAATTGGTTGTCGTACCACGTTGCGGTATCGCTCGCACTGCAACAGTTCTTCATCGGAAACGAACCAAATCCGGTACCGAGCTTTGTTGTGTATGATCAGCCGAGCCAAGTGTATTTTCCACGTCGACTTGCCCGAAGCAAAGACGATAATGCAGAGAGCGATCCAAGACTTCTGGACGAGGATGTTCTAGCGGTCCAGAAGGTCTTTACGACGTTTGCAAGGACCGTAGCGGCTTTGAGGGGCGAGTTGCAGGTGATCGTGCTGGATCACGCTGGTCCGGAGGTATGGGGGCATTCTAGCGGTGTACATCTCGTGGAGGAATGGCGTGGCGGAACGAAATTGGTGCCCAGTGAATGGCTTCAGCCCTAG
- a CDS encoding NYN domain-containing protein — MPAEPPVKRAIAFFDGQNLFYAAKYAFGYTWPNYNPRLLAQSVCTAKGWQLQETRFYTGFPNPQDDAFWNHFWTAKLAQMGREGIRTYSRHLKYRNQTVMLPGGGSTTVLVGSEKGIDVRLALDIVAVARDGTCDVALIFSQDQDLSEVADEVRAISVQQARWIKLACAFPTSPTYPNTRGIHKTEWVRLDRAAYDACLDTRDYRARGAP, encoded by the coding sequence ATGCCTGCTGAGCCCCCGGTCAAGCGCGCCATCGCCTTCTTTGACGGCCAGAACCTCTTCTACGCGGCGAAATACGCCTTCGGCTACACGTGGCCGAACTACAACCCGCGGTTGCTGGCGCAGTCCGTCTGCACAGCAAAGGGCTGGCAACTTCAGGAAACCCGGTTCTACACCGGGTTTCCAAACCCGCAAGACGATGCCTTCTGGAATCACTTCTGGACAGCGAAGCTCGCTCAGATGGGTCGGGAGGGCATTCGCACCTACTCCCGCCACCTGAAGTATCGCAACCAGACAGTGATGCTTCCCGGCGGAGGCAGTACGACGGTGCTTGTCGGGAGCGAGAAGGGGATCGACGTTCGCCTCGCACTCGATATCGTCGCCGTTGCACGCGACGGCACCTGCGACGTCGCCCTGATTTTCAGCCAGGATCAGGACCTCTCGGAAGTGGCTGACGAAGTCCGAGCCATTTCGGTGCAGCAAGCCCGCTGGATCAAGCTGGCCTGCGCGTTCCCCACGAGTCCGACCTACCCGAATACCCGGGGCATTCACAAGACCGAATGGGTGCGCCTCGATCGCGCAGCCTACGACGCCTGTCTCGACACGCGGGACTATCGGGCACGAGGGGCACCCTGA
- a CDS encoding thiazole synthase: MTAAASSAEAPLVVGTHTFQSRLIVGTGKYATFELMQECLEVSGAEVITVAVRRERLVDAAGRNILDFIDLSRYTILPNTAGCFTAEDAVRVARLGREILLGLENPGADWVKLEVLADKKTLLPDPVATLEATRDLVADGFQVLCYTSDDPIMARRLKEAGATSVMPAGSPIGSGQGVLNPNNIRICLEYLKDNDPDYPVIIDAGVGTASDVAFAMELGCDAVLLNTAIASAQDPRRMAHAMKLACQAGREASKAGRIPRKLYATASSPETGVIGTGR; encoded by the coding sequence GTGACTGCCGCTGCATCGTCCGCCGAAGCCCCCCTCGTCGTGGGGACGCACACGTTTCAATCCCGCCTGATCGTCGGGACCGGCAAGTACGCCACGTTCGAGCTGATGCAGGAGTGCCTGGAGGTCAGCGGGGCCGAGGTGATCACGGTCGCCGTCCGCCGGGAACGCCTCGTCGACGCCGCGGGCCGGAACATTCTCGACTTCATCGACCTCTCCCGCTACACGATCCTCCCCAACACCGCCGGCTGCTTCACCGCCGAAGACGCAGTCCGCGTCGCCCGGCTGGGGCGGGAGATTCTCCTCGGCCTCGAAAACCCCGGCGCCGACTGGGTGAAGCTGGAAGTCCTCGCCGATAAGAAGACGCTGCTCCCCGACCCGGTCGCGACGCTGGAGGCGACGCGGGATCTGGTGGCGGACGGCTTCCAGGTCCTCTGCTACACCTCCGACGACCCGATCATGGCCCGGCGGCTGAAGGAAGCGGGGGCCACCTCGGTGATGCCGGCCGGCAGTCCCATCGGCAGCGGGCAGGGGGTCCTCAACCCGAACAACATCCGCATCTGCCTGGAATACCTCAAGGACAACGACCCCGACTACCCGGTGATCATCGACGCCGGCGTGGGGACGGCCAGCGACGTCGCCTTCGCCATGGAGCTCGGCTGCGACGCGGTCCTGCTCAACACGGCAATCGCCAGCGCCCAGGACCCCCGCCGGATGGCCCACGCCATGAAACTCGCCTGCCAGGCCGGCCGCGAAGCGTCAAAAGCCGGCCGGATTCCGCGAAAGCTCTACGCGACGGCCTCCAGCCCGGAGACGGGCGTGATCGGCACGGGCCGTTGA
- the thiS gene encoding sulfur carrier protein ThiS, protein MHVSINGEPQQLPDGLTVRELLATRSLDPRYLAVELNRQVVSRTNHATIVLKDGDVVEIVTLVGGG, encoded by the coding sequence GTGCACGTTTCAATCAACGGCGAACCGCAGCAGTTACCCGACGGCCTGACCGTCCGGGAGCTGCTGGCCACCCGCAGTCTTGATCCCCGTTATCTCGCCGTCGAACTCAACCGCCAGGTCGTCTCCCGCACCAACCACGCCACAATCGTCCTCAAAGACGGTGACGTCGTCGAAATCGTCACCCTCGTCGGCGGCGGCTGA
- a CDS encoding DUF1559 domain-containing protein: MRARPTIAPPRRAFTLIELLVVMAIIALLVSLLLPAVQQAREAARRTQCLNNLHQIVLAMHNFEAAHKHFPQGLDTKPAVPCDPISLTATFPEPFTPPFNSAAGQAPPQTISWWIFTRNRPWPTYILPEMDLLTAQWYSDQGTFYASCPSGAPPFPPSQNIPWQETHIAAYLCPSAALPRSRPIINVPDTAPPTSYRPGYSSYRGVAGTLVYDSATGGLVGGVNGMLYPDSKVRFSDVTDGTTMTIMLGETYLGGWADGDSCCIALASPQDRNSAGEPISGDAYTGGQWVSAGNGNHRFSFGSYHGDSLNFAMVDGSTRTISRGIDRSLLSKLATRNGRENISNQDF, translated from the coding sequence ATGAGAGCCCGACCAACCATCGCACCCCCTCGGCGAGCCTTTACGCTGATCGAACTGCTGGTGGTCATGGCCATCATCGCCCTCCTGGTCTCGCTGCTGCTCCCGGCCGTCCAGCAGGCCCGCGAAGCGGCACGCCGGACGCAGTGTCTCAATAACCTGCACCAGATTGTGCTGGCCATGCACAACTTCGAAGCCGCCCACAAGCACTTTCCGCAGGGGCTGGACACCAAACCCGCCGTTCCCTGCGACCCGATCTCGCTGACGGCGACGTTCCCGGAACCCTTTACGCCGCCCTTCAATTCCGCGGCCGGACAGGCGCCCCCCCAGACGATTTCCTGGTGGATCTTCACCCGCAATCGCCCCTGGCCAACCTATATCCTCCCCGAAATGGATCTGCTGACCGCCCAGTGGTACAGCGATCAGGGAACGTTCTATGCCAGTTGTCCCTCCGGGGCGCCGCCGTTCCCGCCGTCGCAGAACATTCCCTGGCAGGAAACCCATATCGCGGCTTACCTGTGCCCCAGCGCCGCCCTGCCGCGGTCCCGGCCGATCATCAATGTCCCCGACACCGCCCCTCCGACGTCTTACCGTCCCGGCTACTCGTCCTATCGCGGCGTCGCCGGCACGCTGGTCTACGACTCCGCCACCGGCGGACTGGTCGGGGGCGTCAACGGAATGCTCTATCCCGACAGCAAAGTCCGATTCAGCGACGTGACCGACGGCACCACCATGACCATCATGCTCGGCGAGACCTACCTCGGGGGCTGGGCCGACGGCGACAGTTGCTGCATCGCGCTGGCCAGCCCGCAGGATCGAAACTCCGCGGGCGAGCCGATCTCGGGCGACGCCTATACCGGCGGACAATGGGTTTCCGCCGGCAACGGCAACCACCGTTTTTCGTTCGGCAGCTACCACGGCGACTCCCTGAATTTCGCAATGGTCGACGGCAGCACCCGGACGATAAGCCGCGGCATCGATCGAAGCTTGCTCAGCAAGCTGGCGACACGGAACGGCCGGGAGAACATTTCCAACCAGGACTTCTGA
- a CDS encoding DUF1559 domain-containing protein, with product MSRTRPVGQQCHGDQRRPGSAAGFTLIELLVVMAIIALLVALLLPAVQQAREAGRRTQCLNNLHNLVLAMHNYESAHRVFPPGLVSPGLLCETNLPAVLPEPFLTPIKAAGNPPQQVTPITQWQVSNLWGWHAFLLPQLDQGTVQLQFPPVGKFSVDCNNAAASPNVQYLRNEIPTYICPSASLPPTRPYVNLPSGQVSLGYATYRGNFGTLVWDSTNSQWLGGTNGMLYANSAVGFRDVTDGTTTTVMMGDSYFGFWADAESCCVGIATAADRQTAGEPVQGDPMTGGHWLSNANGNHRFSYGSMHGDVIAFAMVDASTKTISKGIDKNVFMSLMTRNNRENISNQDF from the coding sequence ATGTCACGGACCCGCCCTGTCGGCCAGCAATGCCACGGCGACCAGCGCCGACCCGGTTCTGCTGCGGGCTTTACGCTGATCGAACTGCTGGTGGTGATGGCGATTATTGCCCTGCTGGTCGCCCTGCTGCTCCCCGCAGTCCAGCAGGCCCGCGAAGCCGGACGCCGGACGCAGTGCCTGAACAACCTGCACAACCTCGTCCTGGCGATGCACAACTACGAAAGCGCACATCGCGTCTTTCCGCCAGGGCTGGTTTCACCCGGGCTTCTCTGTGAAACCAACCTGCCGGCGGTCCTGCCCGAGCCCTTTCTAACGCCGATCAAGGCGGCCGGAAATCCGCCCCAGCAGGTGACCCCGATCACCCAGTGGCAGGTCAGCAATCTGTGGGGGTGGCATGCCTTTCTCCTGCCGCAGCTCGATCAGGGAACGGTCCAGTTGCAGTTCCCCCCGGTCGGCAAGTTTTCGGTCGACTGCAACAACGCCGCCGCCTCCCCGAACGTGCAGTATCTCCGGAATGAGATTCCGACATATATCTGCCCGAGCGCTTCGTTGCCCCCGACCCGCCCCTACGTGAATCTCCCCTCCGGCCAGGTGTCGCTGGGCTACGCCACCTACCGAGGAAATTTCGGCACGCTGGTCTGGGACTCGACCAATTCCCAATGGCTCGGCGGAACCAACGGCATGCTGTATGCCAACAGCGCCGTCGGGTTCCGCGACGTGACCGACGGCACTACGACGACAGTGATGATGGGAGACTCGTACTTCGGCTTCTGGGCCGACGCCGAAAGCTGCTGCGTCGGCATCGCCACCGCGGCCGACCGGCAGACGGCAGGCGAGCCCGTCCAGGGAGACCCGATGACCGGCGGCCACTGGCTGTCAAACGCCAACGGCAACCATCGGTTCTCCTACGGCAGCATGCATGGCGACGTGATTGCGTTCGCGATGGTCGACGCGAGCACGAAGACGATTTCCAAAGGGATTGATAAGAACGTTTTCATGTCCCTGATGACCCGCAACAATCGCGAGAACATCTCGAACCAGGACTTCTGA
- a CDS encoding DUF1559 domain-containing protein, protein MFRRPASAPLRAPRSAFTLIELLVVIAIIAILIALLLPAVQQSREAARRTQCRNNLKQLVLALHNYADTYAESLVPYIVEDVARLNYLTNYSGSEGQAQYWFGLVNHAEPDKTKQLIFERGPLSPYMETNWSSFQCPNFGPSQMDVVRFDRPATGFAYNGHYLARASGIDYAPPSWAPGPSTAPLARKLRDITQTTQTIAFADSAGAYCVDFACSSSELRENWLLEPPSNDFPTVHFRHLDSANVAFLDGHVESRGRGWKPPAFGDVDLMEKKRLGYVGDNLTDPAKQDEWYDRE, encoded by the coding sequence ATGTTCCGCCGTCCCGCTTCGGCGCCATTGCGCGCCCCTCGCTCTGCTTTTACGCTGATTGAGCTGCTGGTGGTGATTGCGATCATCGCCATCCTGATCGCCCTGCTGCTCCCGGCGGTGCAGCAATCGCGCGAAGCCGCCCGTCGGACGCAGTGTCGCAACAATCTGAAGCAACTCGTGCTGGCTCTCCACAACTACGCAGATACGTACGCAGAGAGCCTTGTCCCGTACATTGTCGAGGACGTCGCCCGTCTGAACTATCTGACGAACTACTCGGGCAGCGAAGGACAGGCCCAATACTGGTTCGGGCTGGTCAATCACGCGGAACCGGATAAGACCAAACAGCTTATTTTCGAGCGCGGCCCCCTCTCGCCCTACATGGAAACCAACTGGTCCTCGTTCCAGTGCCCCAATTTCGGCCCGTCCCAGATGGACGTGGTCCGCTTCGACCGCCCGGCGACTGGCTTCGCCTACAACGGTCACTATCTGGCCCGCGCTTCGGGCATCGACTATGCCCCGCCGTCCTGGGCGCCGGGTCCGTCCACGGCGCCGCTGGCCCGCAAGCTGCGCGACATCACACAGACCACGCAAACCATCGCGTTCGCCGACAGCGCCGGCGCCTATTGCGTCGACTTCGCGTGCTCGTCCAGCGAGCTTCGCGAAAACTGGCTGCTCGAACCGCCGTCGAACGATTTTCCGACGGTCCACTTCCGCCATCTCGACTCGGCGAACGTCGCCTTTCTCGACGGGCACGTCGAGTCCCGCGGACGTGGCTGGAAGCCGCCCGCCTTCGGCGACGTCGATCTCATGGAAAAGAAGCGGCTGGGCTACGTCGGCGACAATCTCACCGACCCTGCCAAGCAGGACGAATGGTACGACCGGGAATAG
- a CDS encoding DUF6580 family putative transport protein — MQRANVRFLLALTLFTVVVRLIPYGLYAAGVDINPESTWYPWNFMPLMAVTVFCGACSRPQSLSTLWAPGVLLATDLGIWALTGRADWAFGMQRAPVYLCLFAIGTASFLWVSQRPGWTRAYPTVFLGEVFFFLVTNFAVWAGAEHVRYPQTAAGLAACYVAALPFFGRSLASSAIFTGLLFSPLGLRQAGVVPVAERRTVAAS; from the coding sequence ATGCAGCGGGCAAATGTCCGTTTCCTGTTGGCCCTGACGCTGTTTACGGTTGTGGTCCGGTTGATTCCGTACGGGTTGTACGCCGCGGGCGTGGATATCAACCCGGAGAGTACCTGGTATCCGTGGAACTTCATGCCGCTGATGGCGGTGACTGTATTCTGCGGGGCCTGCTCGCGCCCGCAGAGTCTCTCAACCCTCTGGGCGCCGGGCGTGCTGCTGGCGACGGACCTGGGCATCTGGGCGCTGACGGGACGCGCCGACTGGGCGTTCGGAATGCAACGGGCACCCGTCTATCTGTGCCTGTTCGCTATCGGCACGGCCAGTTTCCTGTGGGTGAGCCAGCGCCCGGGCTGGACGCGGGCCTATCCGACCGTGTTCCTGGGAGAGGTCTTCTTCTTCCTGGTCACCAACTTTGCCGTCTGGGCCGGCGCCGAGCACGTCCGCTACCCGCAGACGGCGGCCGGCCTTGCGGCGTGCTACGTTGCGGCGCTGCCGTTCTTCGGTCGCTCGCTGGCGAGTTCGGCGATCTTCACCGGACTGCTGTTCAGCCCGCTGGGGCTTCGCCAGGCGGGAGTGGTGCCCGTTGCGGAACGTCGGACTGTCGCCGCCTCCTGA